The genomic region GTCCGGGGCCTCTCCCGGTGGCAGTTCCCCGAGAGTTCACCGTGGTGACATCCCAGGGACCGGGGGCCCCGCACCACGCGCTCCGGGCCGGGGCGGGCGACCCGGAGCGCGCGATCCTCAGTGGTTGCTCGGGAAGCCCAGGTCCACACCGGCCGGGGCGTCGGCCGGGTCCGGCCAGCGGGTGGTGACGACCTTGCCGCGGGTGTAGAAGTGCACGCCGTCGTTGCCGTAGATGTGGTGGTCGCCGAAGAGCGAGTCCTTCCAGCCGCCGAAGGAGTGGTAGCCGACGGGGACCGGGATCGGGACGTTGACGCCGACCATGCCCGCCTCGATCTCCAGCTGGAAGCGGCGGGCCGCGCCGCCGTCGCGGGTGAAGATCGCGGTGCCGTTGCCGAACGGCGAGGCGTTCATGAGGGCGACGCCCTCCTCGTACGTCCCGACGCGCAGCACGCACAGCACCGGGCCGAAGATCTCGTCCTTGTACGCGTCGGAGTCGGTCGAGACGTTGTCGAGGAGCGAGAGGCCGATCCAGTGGCCGTCCTCGTGGCCCTCGACCGTGAAGCCGGTGCCGTCGAGCACGACGTCGGCGCCCTGGGCCGCCGCGCCCGTGACGTACGAGGCGACCTTGTCCCGGTGGACCTTGGTGATCAGCGGGCCCATCTCGGACGTGGGGTCGTTGCCGGGGCCGATCTTGATCTTCTCGGCGCGCTCCCGGATCTTCGCCACCAGTTCGTCGGCGATGGACGCGACGGCGACGACGGCGGAGATCGCCATGCAGCGCTCACCGGCCGAGCCGTACGCGGCGGACACGGCGGCGTCGGCCGCGGCGTCCAGGTCGGCGTCGGGCAGCACCAGCATGTGGTTCTTCGCGCCGCCGAGCGCCTGGACGCGCTTGCCGTGGGCGGTGGCCGTGGTGTGGATGTGGCGGGCGATCGGCGTGGAGCCGACGAACGACACCACGTCGACGTCCGGGTGGCTCAGCAGGGTGTCCACGGCGAGCTTGTCACCGTGCAGGACGTTGAGCACACCGTCCGGCAGACCGGCCTCGGTGGCCAGTTCGGCCAGCCGGTTCGCGGCGGACGGGTCCTTCTCGCTGGGCTTCAGTACGAAGGTGTTGCCGCAGGCGATGGCCAGCGGGAACATCCACATCGGCACCATGGCCGGGAAGTTGAAGGGCGTGATGCCCGCGACGACACCGATCGACTGGCGGATCGACGAGACGTCGACCCGGGTGGAGACCTGGGTGGACAGCTCGCCCTTGAGCTGGGTGGTGATACCGCAGGCCAGCTCGACGATCTCCAGACCGCGGGCGACCTCGCCGAGCGCGTCGGAGTGCACCTTGCCGTGCTCGGCGGTGATCAGCGCGGCGATCTCGTCGCGGTGCGCGTCGAGCAGCGCGCGGTAGCGGAAGAGAATCGCGGTGCGGGCCGAGAGGGAGGCGGTGCCCCACGTCTCGTACGCGGCCTTCGCCGAGGCGACCGCCGCGTTCACCTCCTCGACGGAGGCCAGCGCGACCTGGGTGGTGACGGCGCCGGTCGCCGGGTCGGTGACCGGGCCCCAGTTGCCCGACGTGCCCTCGACGGCCTTGCCACCGATCCAGTGGTTGACGGTCTTCATGTACATGCTCCTTAAAGATGGCGGCGTCGGGCTGCGACCTGCCGGTCGTACTCCTCCCGGGCCTCGACCGCCGACGGGCGGGTCGCGGTCTCAGCTACCGGAACATCCCACCACGCCTGTGCCGGAGGGGGCCCCGACACTGTGTCTGCGGTTTCGGTCTCCACGTAGACACATGTGGGACGGTCCGACGCACGCGCCGCGGCCAGAGCTTCCCGCAGGTCACGCACCGTTTTCGCGCGCAGCACGGTCAGGCCGAGGCTGGCCGCGTTGGCGGCGAGATCGACGGGCAGCGGCGCGCCCGTGTACGTACCGTCCGGGGCCCGGAAGCGGTAGGCCGTACCGAAACGCTCGGCGCCCACCGACTCGGAGAGACCGCCGATGGAGGCGTAGCCGTGGTTCTGGAGGATCACGATGTTGACGGGCAGGCCCTCCTGAACGGCGGTGACGATTTCGGTGGGGTTCATCAGATACGTGCCGTCGCCGACCAGGGCCCAGACGGGGCGCCCGGGGGCCGCCAGCTGGACGCCGATCGCGGCCGGGATCTCGTAACCCATGCAGGAGTAGCCGTACTCGACGTGGTACTGGTCGCGGGAGCGGGTGCGCCACAGCTGGTGCAGGTCGCCGGGGAGCGAGCCGGCCGCGTTGATGACGATGTCCTCGCCCGTCACCAGGGAGTCGAGCACCCCGAGCAACTGCGCCTGGGTGGGCGGCCGGTCGTCGTGGCGGACGGCGTACGCGGCGGTGACCCGACCCTCCCAGTCGGCCTTCGCCGCGTGGTAGGCGCCCTCGTACGCGGCGGGTACCCGGTGGGCCCGCAGTGCGTCGGTCAGCAGCTCAAGGGTGGCGCGGGCGTCCGCGACCAGCGGGAGCCCGGCGAGCTTGTGGGCGTCGAAGCCGGTGATGTTGACGTTGACGAAGCGCACGTCCGGGGCCTGGAACAGGGTGGACGACGCGGTGGTGAAGTCGGAGTAGCGGGTGCCGACGCCGATCACCAGGTCGGCGGCGCGGGCGAGCACGTCGGCGGTGGCGGTCCCGGTGTGGCCGATGCCGCCGACGTCCGCCGGGTGGTCGTACGGCAGCGAGCCCTTGCCCGCCTGGGTGGACGCCACCGGGATGCCGGTCGCGTCGGCGAGCGCGCGCAGGGCGTCCTCGGCGCGGCTGTGGCGGACGCCGCCGCCCGCGACGATCAGCGGGCGGCGGGCGGCCCGGATCGCGGCGACCGCGTCGGCCAGTTCCCGCTCGTCGGGCCGGGGCACCGGCACCCGCCAGACCCGCTCGGCGAAGAACTCCTCGGGCCAGTCGTACGCCTCGGCCTGGACGTCCTGGGGCAGCGCCAGCGTCACCGCACCGGTCTGCGCGGGGTCGGCGAGGACCCGCATCGCGGCGAGCACGGCCGGGATCAGCGCCTCGGGGCGGGTGATCCGGTCGAAGTACTTCGAGACGGGACGCAGACAGTCGTTGACCGACACATCGCCCGCGTACGGGACTTCGAGCTGCTGGAGCACCGGGTCGGCGGGGCGGGTCGCGAAGGTGTCGCCGGGCAGCAGCAGTACCGGCAGGTGGTTGACGGTGGCGAGCGCGGCGCCGGTGACCAGGTTGGTGGCGCCGGGGCCGATGGAGGTGGTGACGGCGTGCGCGGAGAGCCGTCCGGACTGCCGGGCGTATCCGACGGCCGCGTGCACCATGGCCTGTTCGTTGCGGCCCTGGTGGTACGGCATCGTGTCCGGGCCCGACTCGACGAGCGCCTGGCCGATTCCGGCGACGTTGCCGTGGCCGAAGATGCCCCAGGTGGCGGAGATCAGCCGGTGGCGGTGTCCGTCGCGTTCGGTGTACTGGCGGGCCAGGAACGCGATCAGGGCCTGGGCGGTGGTGAGCCGCCGGGTGGCGGGAAGGGTGGTGCTCATCGGGGGTCCGCCTCCGGTTCGTACAGGGGAAGCCGGGGGCCGGGGTCCGCGCCCGGCCCGTACAGGGGAAGCCTGGGGTCGACGGGCTGCGACTCCCAGGCCGTACGGATACCGGCGTGGTCCGGGTGGTCGCTGATCAGCCACTCACGCTCCGCGCCCGGCCCCGCCATCACATTGAGGTAGTACATGTCGTGCCCGGGGGTGGCCATCGACGGGCCGTGCCAGCCGTCGGGGATCAACACCGTGTCCCCGCTGCGGACTTCGGCCAGCAGGTCGGTGCCGCCGGGCCTGGACGGGGAGACCCGGTGGTAGCCGGGGCCGTCGCCCGCGATCTCGAAGTAGTAGATCTCCTCCAGCACGGACTCCTCGCCCGGCCGGTACTCGTCGTGCTTGTGGGGCGGGAAGGAGGACCAGTTGCCGCCGGGCGTCAGCACCTCGACGGCGATCAGCCGGTCGCACGCGAAGGTGTCGGCGGCGGCGAAGTTGTTGACCTGGCGCGAGCAGCTGCCGCTGCCGCGCAGCTCGACGGGAACCTCCGGCGCGGAGCCGTAGCGGGCGGGGAGACGTCGCTCGCACTTCGCTCCTGCCAGGGCGAAGCGGCCTCCCGCGCCGGAGGAGATCTGGGCGTGGGCGTCGCGCGGTACGTAGGCGAAATCACTGACTCCGCTGAACACCCCTGCTCTGCCGCGCAGTTCCATGATCTCGCCGTCCACCTGGACCGTACATGCCCCGGCGAGGGGCAGCAGGATCCATTCGCTTTCTTCTGTGGAGAGAAGATGTGTGCTTCCCGGCGCGAGTTCCAGGATCCGCAGCGCGGAGCGGTCCCATCCGGCCTGCTCGGGGCCGATGTCCAGGGCGTACGGGCCACGGGCCGCGCTCCCCGCCCGTACCACCAGATCGTCGTCCGTCATCACCATCAGTGCCTCCCGGGCGGTCGGAGCAGTCCCACGGCGGTGTCCACGGCGCCCGCCACGTCCCCGTCCAGCGGGTAGAGCAGTGTCCGCCCGGCCACCAGGCCCTGGACGGTGGGCAGTCGGAGGGCCAGGCGCCACCGCTCGTACATGTCCTCCTGGGCAGCGCCCGGTGCGCCGCCGAGCAGGACGGCGGGCAGTGTGGAGGTCTCCATCACCCGGGCCATGTCGTCGGGGTCGGCGGTGACGGGCACCTTCAGCCAGGTGTACGCGGAGGTGCCGGCCAGCCCGGAGGCGATGGCGAGGGAACGGGTGACCGCGTCGGCGGTGAGGTCGTTGCGGAGCTGCCCGTCCACCCGGTGGCAGATGAACGGCTCGACGAAGACCGGCAGTCGGAGGGCCGCCATCTCGTCGATGGCGCGGGCGGTGGAGTGCAGGGTGGCGGGCGAGCCGGGGTCCTCGTAGTCGATACGGAGCAGGAGCTTGCCCGCGTCGAAGCCGAGGCGGGCCAGGTCCTGGGCCCGGTGGCCGGTGAAGCGGTCGTCGAGTTCGAAGGCCGCGCCCGCGAGCCCGCCGCGGTTCATGGAGCCCATCACGACCTTGCCCTCCAGCGCACCGAGGAGCAGCAGGTCCTCCAGGATGTCGGCGGTGGCGAGCACCCCGTCGACGCCCGGCCGGGAGAGGGCGAGGCAGAGGCGTTCCAGCAGGTCCAGCCGGTTGGCCATGGCGAGGGACCGGTCGCCGACGGCGAGCGCGCCGCGGGCCGGGTGGTCGGCGGCCACGATCATCAGACGTCCGCTGTCGCCGATGAGCGGACGGCGGACGCGGCGGGCGGCGGCCTCGGCGATGGCTTCGGGGTGGCGGGTCCGCAGGGCCACCAGTTCGCCGAGGGGGATCGGCCCGGTCACGGCCGGGCCGCCCGGAGGGCCTCGTCGACCTCGGAGGCGTACGGCATCGCGGAGGAGCAGGCGAGCCGTGAGGCGACGATGGCGCCCGCCGCGTTGGCGTAGCGCATGGTGCGGTCCAGTTCCCAGCCCGCGAGGAGGCCGTGGCAGAGGGCGCCGCCGAACGCGTCGCCCGCGCCGAGGCCGTTGACGACCTCGACGGGCACGGGCGGCACTTCGGCGGTGCGGCCGTCGCGGTGGACGGCGACGACTCCCTTGGGGCCCTGTTTGACGACGGCGAGTTCGAGGCCGTGGCCGAGCAGGGCGTCGGCGGCGGCGTGCGGGTCGCGCTCGCCGGTGGCGATCTCCACCTCGTCGAGGTTGCCGACGGCGACGGTGGCGTGGCGCAGGGCCTGCGCGTAGTGGGGGCGGGCCTCTTCCGGGGCTGCCCAGAACATGGGACGCCAGTCGAGGTCGAAGACGGTGAAACGGGGCGTGTCGGGCCCCTCCGGTACGTGAGCGGCGGAGCCCGGTGCGGGGCCCGGTGCGGACCCCGGGGCGGAACGCGGTGCGACGGGCCGCTCGACGGACCGCGCCGCCAGCGCGGCCAG from Streptomyces sp. NBC_01267 harbors:
- a CDS encoding CoA-acylating methylmalonate-semialdehyde dehydrogenase, with the translated sequence MKTVNHWIGGKAVEGTSGNWGPVTDPATGAVTTQVALASVEEVNAAVASAKAAYETWGTASLSARTAILFRYRALLDAHRDEIAALITAEHGKVHSDALGEVARGLEIVELACGITTQLKGELSTQVSTRVDVSSIRQSIGVVAGITPFNFPAMVPMWMFPLAIACGNTFVLKPSEKDPSAANRLAELATEAGLPDGVLNVLHGDKLAVDTLLSHPDVDVVSFVGSTPIARHIHTTATAHGKRVQALGGAKNHMLVLPDADLDAAADAAVSAAYGSAGERCMAISAVVAVASIADELVAKIRERAEKIKIGPGNDPTSEMGPLITKVHRDKVASYVTGAAAQGADVVLDGTGFTVEGHEDGHWIGLSLLDNVSTDSDAYKDEIFGPVLCVLRVGTYEEGVALMNASPFGNGTAIFTRDGGAARRFQLEIEAGMVGVNVPIPVPVGYHSFGGWKDSLFGDHHIYGNDGVHFYTRGKVVTTRWPDPADAPAGVDLGFPSNH
- the iolD gene encoding 3D-(3,5/4)-trihydroxycyclohexane-1,2-dione acylhydrolase (decyclizing), with the protein product MSTTLPATRRLTTAQALIAFLARQYTERDGHRHRLISATWGIFGHGNVAGIGQALVESGPDTMPYHQGRNEQAMVHAAVGYARQSGRLSAHAVTTSIGPGATNLVTGAALATVNHLPVLLLPGDTFATRPADPVLQQLEVPYAGDVSVNDCLRPVSKYFDRITRPEALIPAVLAAMRVLADPAQTGAVTLALPQDVQAEAYDWPEEFFAERVWRVPVPRPDERELADAVAAIRAARRPLIVAGGGVRHSRAEDALRALADATGIPVASTQAGKGSLPYDHPADVGGIGHTGTATADVLARAADLVIGVGTRYSDFTTASSTLFQAPDVRFVNVNITGFDAHKLAGLPLVADARATLELLTDALRAHRVPAAYEGAYHAAKADWEGRVTAAYAVRHDDRPPTQAQLLGVLDSLVTGEDIVINAAGSLPGDLHQLWRTRSRDQYHVEYGYSCMGYEIPAAIGVQLAAPGRPVWALVGDGTYLMNPTEIVTAVQEGLPVNIVILQNHGYASIGGLSESVGAERFGTAYRFRAPDGTYTGAPLPVDLAANAASLGLTVLRAKTVRDLREALAAARASDRPTCVYVETETADTVSGPPPAQAWWDVPVAETATRPSAVEAREEYDRQVAARRRHL
- the iolB gene encoding 5-deoxy-glucuronate isomerase encodes the protein MVMTDDDLVVRAGSAARGPYALDIGPEQAGWDRSALRILELAPGSTHLLSTEESEWILLPLAGACTVQVDGEIMELRGRAGVFSGVSDFAYVPRDAHAQISSGAGGRFALAGAKCERRLPARYGSAPEVPVELRGSGSCSRQVNNFAAADTFACDRLIAVEVLTPGGNWSSFPPHKHDEYRPGEESVLEEIYYFEIAGDGPGYHRVSPSRPGGTDLLAEVRSGDTVLIPDGWHGPSMATPGHDMYYLNVMAGPGAEREWLISDHPDHAGIRTAWESQPVDPRLPLYGPGADPGPRLPLYEPEADPR
- a CDS encoding Cgl0159 family (beta/alpha)8-fold protein — protein: MTGPIPLGELVALRTRHPEAIAEAAARRVRRPLIGDSGRLMIVAADHPARGALAVGDRSLAMANRLDLLERLCLALSRPGVDGVLATADILEDLLLLGALEGKVVMGSMNRGGLAGAAFELDDRFTGHRAQDLARLGFDAGKLLLRIDYEDPGSPATLHSTARAIDEMAALRLPVFVEPFICHRVDGQLRNDLTADAVTRSLAIASGLAGTSAYTWLKVPVTADPDDMARVMETSTLPAVLLGGAPGAAQEDMYERWRLALRLPTVQGLVAGRTLLYPLDGDVAGAVDTAVGLLRPPGRH
- a CDS encoding 5-dehydro-2-deoxygluconokinase, yielding MGRIGVDLYPLQAGVPLAQVDTFGKFLGGSATNVAVAAARLGRRTAVVTRTGADPFGEYLHQELRGFGVDDRWVTPVAGLPTPVTFCEVFPPDHFPLYFYRQPKAPDLEMYEAELDLEAIRAARVFWVTGTGLCAEPSRSATLAALAARSVERPVAPRSAPGSAPGPAPGSAAHVPEGPDTPRFTVFDLDWRPMFWAAPEEARPHYAQALRHATVAVGNLDEVEIATGERDPHAAADALLGHGLELAVVKQGPKGVVAVHRDGRTAEVPPVPVEVVNGLGAGDAFGGALCHGLLAGWELDRTMRYANAAGAIVASRLACSSAMPYASEVDEALRAARP